ACTCTATGTTTAATATGAGGATAATAATAAACTACCATGAGTATAAAACTTTTATTTTATTAGGATTAAACAGAGGTTTTATAGCTTTCCTTAACTTTTTGGAAGCCCTTTACGGACTTTTATTTGCCATTCCTATTGCGGGAATACTTACATTTATAATGACTAAGTTTTATTACAACATTTTGGTAAACTCTCTGTTGTTTTACAGACCTTATAAATACCCTATAAACCATTTCCTTTCTGTAGTAATTTTAATAGTGCTAATTTACTTACTGATTTCTCTATTAGCAACAAAAGAAATCAAAAAACTAGATATAAATCCAAGGCAAATAGATGTTGTATAGTAAAAGACCAGGGGATTCCCTGGTCTAAGTTTGTTTATTGGCTGTCTTAATATGTGCGGATTTTTTTTTCTGGAAAATTGGAAAGGTCTACTTCATCTAGAAGTTTTTCAGGGAAGGTGACATAGCGGGGGTCCCCATCACTGATATAACGAAGATGGGGGTTTCTTTCAAAATAGTCTAGCCAATAGTAAAGATAACCGTATTCAAAGGGATCTTCTCCTCTAATTCTAGGTATTCTTAAGGGATTAAAATCCTTATGAAAGGGGGAATGGCTAGGATGGGATCCTACAAGTAAAATTCCTTTATGGTGATATTCCGTTCCTTCATACTGACCTTTGATAGCATAAGGGTATAACTCTTCTTTGGGATGGGCACCAAAGGGTAGAGCTAATGTATCGATTTGATAATCAGGCAAATAAGACTGGATTTCTTTAACTAATCCGCCCATCTGCCTTTGCATTTCTTCAGGAGAAGTAATAGTGCTTAAATTAGGATGGGTTAAAGTATGGTTTCCAATATCCATACCAAACCTTACAAGTTCCTCAAGTTTTCTTTTAGTATGTTCTGGCTGCCGAAATGGGTTTGAATTGACAAAAAAAGTAGCAGCAGTTCCTAAACCGGGATTTTTTTCATTCATTTCTAATAATATTCCTACAGCGGAATCGGGATCTATTACCCATTCTCCATCCTTTTCAATATATCTAAATTGACCTTCTGTACCATCATCAAAGGTGATTACAACGGGGCTATAGCCAGCAGGTACCGAGATTTCCCCCCTTAATACATCCCGTAAAGAGACTAACCGGTATCCATTATCATACAATGTTTGCAAATCCCTTCTGAAATTATCAGGGGTACGAATCCATTCCCTCTCCTCAGGCCCAATTTGATGGTACATCAGAACCATAATCCTTCCTAATTCATTTGGTCTTATTTTTTGGAAGTCTATCTCTTCATCGATTAACTCTTCTTCATTTTCGGTATCTGTTTCTTTATCAACTTGGTCTTGAGGTATTCCATCATCATTCACCCCTTTAGTATTTGAAGGTGTTGTAGTACAAGCAGATAACAAGATAAAAACTGAAAAGATTACTATAAATATTTTCTTAAACATTTCCCTCTCCCTTTCCCTAGATAGATCTTAAAATAATTATAACATTAAACCGGTGTTTTTTCATCGGCTTTCTTTTCCAACGAAAATTTTTTATTAGAATTGTTTATACTTTTCCATATGTTATAATATAGAGGTAGGACTAAATAAAAAGTTGGGAGAGATAATAATTGGACATTCTTGGAGTATTTTTAGGCTTACTTTTAATTATAATTTTAGTTCGTAAAAATTTAAATGTAGGATGGGCGATGGTTATCGCTGCCTTAGTTATAAGTGTCTTTGCAGGAATGACCTTTACAGATACATTACTTGCATTTAAAAAAGCACTGTTTTCAGAGACCTTTAGAAACTTAGCTTTAACCGTTCTCTTTATTTCCCTTTTAGGTTATATAATGAAAAAAACAGGAGCTTTAGATGTAATGATAAATTCCTTGATTTCCCTATTAGGTGGGGGAAAATTGTTAGTTATCACTATACCAAGTATCATAGGGCTGTTAACAGTGCCCGGTGGTGCCATTTTATCAGCCCCCATGGTAGGGGAAAGTGGCGGGAAATTAGGTTTAACGAAAGAACAAATGACAGCAATCAACATCTTTTTTAGGCATATTTGGTTTCCTATTTATCCCCTCTATCCAGCTTTATTAGTAGTTTCTGGTTTGACAGGAATTAGTTCACTTAAAATAATGGTTTTATCCCTTTTGCCGGTATTGATGGCAGTAGCTGTAGCTAGTAAAACGATGTTTAAAGGTGCTATAAAAATAGAGAAAAATGGAGAAGTTGATAAAACAAAGGGGTTAAAAGGATTTATTTATAGTATGTTACCGGTTATAAGTATTCTATTTTTAGCTCTGGTATTAAATGTGTATTTTCCTTTAGCAGTTCTTATAGGGGTAATTATAGCTTTATTGAGTTTCCTAAAGGAAGGGGAAAATTCAATCACTAGAATTAAAACAATGGTACTTCCAGGAATAAATTTTTCTATGGTAATATCGGTTTTGGGTATAATGGTATTTAAAGAGGTGTTGGAAGCTAGTTCTGTTTTATCTAATTTAATGGTCAGGATGATGGAGTTAGGGCTCCCTATTGGCTTTTTAAGTTTTATTTCAGCAATTTGTTCAGGTTTAATTACCGGTTCCAATACGGCGTCTTTAGGGATAACCCTTCCAGTATTTTTACCCCTTTTAGGGGAAAACCCCCTTCCCGTTATTCTCTTAATTTTTATGGCCTCCCTGTTAGGCTATATCCTTTCCCCAGTACATCTTTGTTTGATTTTAACAAAACAACATTTTAATTGTGATTATAAAGGGTTTTACAAACTCTTTATTTGGCCGGTATTTTTTCTGATTCTTACAACGGTAGTTATATCTACTATTTTAATGTTTGCTTAAAAAACTTATGTTGGAGTGATTTAGATGGAAAACCTTTTAAGACAAATTCCCTCTGTAACAAAGTTATTAGAAACAAAAAAGGGAAAAGAGTTAATAGAAATCTTTGGTAGAGAGGAGTTTTTAAGGATTTGTCGGGAAAAATTAGGAGAAATTAGAGAATTTATTTCTAGTCAAGGTAAAGTACCTATGGAAAGTTTAGAGGAAGAAAAAATTTTATTAGAAATAGAAAAGAAGCTGAAGTTAATAAAACGGAAGAGCTTAACTAAGGTAATAAATTGTACAGGGACTATTTTACACACTAACTTAGGTAGGGCCCCTTTAGCAGCAAATGCTTTAGAAAAAATACTAGAAGTAAGTCGAGGGTACAGTAATCTAGAGTTTGACTTAGAAAGAGGGGAAAGGGGCTCTAGAACCTTAGGTATCAGAGAACAACTAGCCCAATTATTAGGTGTAGATGACTGTGTAATAGTTAATAACAATGCCGGAGCGGTTTTGTTGGTACTATCTGCCTTAACAAAGGGCAAAGAAGTAATAATTTCTAGAGGACAGTTGGTAGAAATTGGTGGATCCTTTCGGATACCAGAAATTATGGAACAAAGTGGCAGTATTTTAAAGGAAGTAGGAACGACCAATAAAGTCCATTTAAAGGATTATCAAAGGGCCATCAATGAAAACACCGGAGCTATAATGCGGGTCCATACTAGTAATTACCGAATAGTTGGTTTTACTCAAGATGTGGATCTACAAACCTTAAGTAAACTTGCCCATGAAAACAATTTACCACTAATTGATGACTTAGGGAGTGGTACTTTAATTGATTTGATCCCTTGGGGTATCTACGATGAACCTACTGTTACCCAGTCAATTAAAATGGGTGCAGATGTTGTTACCTTTAGTGGAGATAAGCTACTAGGGGGTCCCCAATGTGGAATTATTGTAGGCAAAAGGGAATACATTGATATTATTAAAAAACATCCAATGATGAGAGCCCTTCGTTGCGATAAATTGGTATTATCTGCTTTAGGGGCTACCTTAGAACTTTATCAAAAAGGGGAAATAGAGAAGATCCCTATCTATGCCTTTTTGCACAGACCTGTAGAAGAATTAAAAGGGATGGCAAAAAGATTAACGGAAAATTTAGCTAAAGAAAAGTTTATAATTAAAGAGGACCATTGTTATGTAGGTGGTGGAGCTTTACCAACCCATGAATTACCTACTGTAGTAATCAAACTAAATTCTCAGATACCTCCCCATGATTTAGCACAATGGTTTAGAAATCTAGAGATACCTGTTATTGGGAGGATACATAAAGGGGAATTTTACCTCGACTTAAAAGGAGTTTTTCCTGAGGACATTCCTTATTTACAAGAGGTTTTAAGTAAATTATAAAGGGGGGATTTTGATGGCCCATGTAATTATAGGTACTTCTGGCCATGTTGATCACGGAAAAACTAGTTTAATAAAAGCCCTTACCGGGGTGGATACCGATAGATTAAAAGAAGAAAAAGAGCGGGGAATTACCATCCAGTTAGGATTTACATATTTCCATTTACCTGATGGCAGCAAAGCTGGAATTGTAGATGTCCCTGGCCATGAAAAGTTTGTTCGGAACATGTTAGCTGGTGTCGGGGGAATGGATATAGTCCTTTTGGTAGTAGCTGCCGATGAAGGGGTAATGCCCCAGACAAAAGAACATTTAAATATTCTAAAGTTATTAGATGTTAAAAAAGGTATAGTGGTTATAACGAAAAAAGATTTAGTAGATGAAGAATTACTAGAACTGGTAAAGGAAGATATTAAAGATCATGTCAAAGGTTCCTTTTTAGAAGGGGCTCCCTTTGTACCGGTTTCTTCGGTAACAGGGGAAGGGATTGATGAACTAAAAGAAGAAATCATTAGATTAACATCAAATGTAGAAGAACGGGAAATTAAAGATTTTTTTCGACTGCCGGTAGATAGGGTTTTTACTTTAAAGGGGTTTGGAACAGTAGTGACAGGAACATTGAAAGATGGAGTTGTTTCAGTTGGGGATTCTTGTATTCTCTACCCCAGCGGTAAAGAAGTAAAGGTAAGGAGTATCCAAGTTCATGGTGAAAAGGTAGAAAAGGCTTACCCTGGTCAGCGAACAGCCATCAATATTACTGGAGTGGAAAAAGAAGAAGTAAGTATGGGAGATCTTTTAACTACCTTTGGATATCTCACACCACAAAATAAAGTTAATTGTGTTTTAAATTTATTGGAAGATGCACCGACATTAAAAAATGGTGAAATGGTAAGGTTTCATTGGGGCACAGAAGAGACTTATGGAAGGGCTGTCCTATTAGATCGGGAAGAGTTGGCACCTGGTGAAAAATGTTATTGTCAAATCCGTCTAAATAGTCCTGTAGTAGTGGCAAGGAATGATCATTTTGTTATCCGGTCGATGTCCCCAGTGGATACAATAGGGGGCGGGGTAGTACTGGAAAGTACTTTAAAGAGGGTTCCTAGGTATAATAATAATGTTTTACAGAAGTTTGAAATTTTGGAAAAGGGAAGTATGGAAGAAAAGATTTTACTGGGGTTAAAGGAACACTCTGCTAAGGGTGTTACTAAAGATGAGTTAGGGGTATTACTACAAATTGATAAAAGGGAAATAGAAGGGGTATTAGATAAATTAATAGAAAAGGATAGGGTGTTGATTTTAGCAGAGGATGGAAAAGAGATTTTAGTAGAATCTTCGATTTATAATTTTATAACAAAGGAAATAGAGGAATTGTTAAAAGATTATCACCAAAAATTTCCTTTAAGGGAAGGGATAAATAAAGAAGAGCTTCGAAGTAAATTAGGGGATCTTTACAGTGTCAAATTATTAAACTCTATTTTAAAGAAAATGGAAAAAGATGGTGTTATCCATACTTCAGACCTTTACATTGGTCACAGAGATTTTAAAATCACCCTATCAGAAAAAGAAGAGCAAAAGATTGGGGAGGTTTTAAAACAAATCGGAGAGCTGACCTTTAAACCACCGACTAAAGAAGAAGTAAGCCTAGATAATAAGCTATTAGAGTATTTAATAGCCCAAGGGAAAGTTATCCCCATCGAAAACTTCCTCTTTCACCCTGAAGTTTTCCATCAAGGGGTAAAAAAAGTTGTTGAGCTTATTAAAGATAACCCTAAAGGTGTTAATATTGGTCAAATAAAAGAAGTATTAGATACCACTAGAAAATACTTAGTTCCCTTTTTAGAGTACTTAGATGGTGAAGGAATTACGAGAAGGATCGGAGAAGTAAGGATTTTAGGGAGCAAGGGAAGGGAGATGGTATAAGTGAATTTAAATCTCCTCAAAACCTTTATAACTGTAGTGGAAGAAGGGAATTTTTCTAAAGCGGCACAAAAACTCCACCTTTCTCAACCA
This genomic stretch from Anaerobranca gottschalkii DSM 13577 harbors:
- the selB gene encoding selenocysteine-specific translation elongation factor, translating into MAHVIIGTSGHVDHGKTSLIKALTGVDTDRLKEEKERGITIQLGFTYFHLPDGSKAGIVDVPGHEKFVRNMLAGVGGMDIVLLVVAADEGVMPQTKEHLNILKLLDVKKGIVVITKKDLVDEELLELVKEDIKDHVKGSFLEGAPFVPVSSVTGEGIDELKEEIIRLTSNVEEREIKDFFRLPVDRVFTLKGFGTVVTGTLKDGVVSVGDSCILYPSGKEVKVRSIQVHGEKVEKAYPGQRTAINITGVEKEEVSMGDLLTTFGYLTPQNKVNCVLNLLEDAPTLKNGEMVRFHWGTEETYGRAVLLDREELAPGEKCYCQIRLNSPVVVARNDHFVIRSMSPVDTIGGGVVLESTLKRVPRYNNNVLQKFEILEKGSMEEKILLGLKEHSAKGVTKDELGVLLQIDKREIEGVLDKLIEKDRVLILAEDGKEILVESSIYNFITKEIEELLKDYHQKFPLREGINKEELRSKLGDLYSVKLLNSILKKMEKDGVIHTSDLYIGHRDFKITLSEKEEQKIGEVLKQIGELTFKPPTKEEVSLDNKLLEYLIAQGKVIPIENFLFHPEVFHQGVKKVVELIKDNPKGVNIGQIKEVLDTTRKYLVPFLEYLDGEGITRRIGEVRILGSKGREMV
- a CDS encoding polysaccharide deacetylase family protein, which translates into the protein MFKKIFIVIFSVFILLSACTTTPSNTKGVNDDGIPQDQVDKETDTENEEELIDEEIDFQKIRPNELGRIMVLMYHQIGPEEREWIRTPDNFRRDLQTLYDNGYRLVSLRDVLRGEISVPAGYSPVVITFDDGTEGQFRYIEKDGEWVIDPDSAVGILLEMNEKNPGLGTAATFFVNSNPFRQPEHTKRKLEELVRFGMDIGNHTLTHPNLSTITSPEEMQRQMGGLVKEIQSYLPDYQIDTLALPFGAHPKEELYPYAIKGQYEGTEYHHKGILLVGSHPSHSPFHKDFNPLRIPRIRGEDPFEYGYLYYWLDYFERNPHLRYISDGDPRYVTFPEKLLDEVDLSNFPEKKIRTY
- the selA gene encoding L-seryl-tRNA(Sec) selenium transferase — encoded protein: MENLLRQIPSVTKLLETKKGKELIEIFGREEFLRICREKLGEIREFISSQGKVPMESLEEEKILLEIEKKLKLIKRKSLTKVINCTGTILHTNLGRAPLAANALEKILEVSRGYSNLEFDLERGERGSRTLGIREQLAQLLGVDDCVIVNNNAGAVLLVLSALTKGKEVIISRGQLVEIGGSFRIPEIMEQSGSILKEVGTTNKVHLKDYQRAINENTGAIMRVHTSNYRIVGFTQDVDLQTLSKLAHENNLPLIDDLGSGTLIDLIPWGIYDEPTVTQSIKMGADVVTFSGDKLLGGPQCGIIVGKREYIDIIKKHPMMRALRCDKLVLSALGATLELYQKGEIEKIPIYAFLHRPVEELKGMAKRLTENLAKEKFIIKEDHCYVGGGALPTHELPTVVIKLNSQIPPHDLAQWFRNLEIPVIGRIHKGEFYLDLKGVFPEDIPYLQEVLSKL
- a CDS encoding DUF401 family protein, with amino-acid sequence MDILGVFLGLLLIIILVRKNLNVGWAMVIAALVISVFAGMTFTDTLLAFKKALFSETFRNLALTVLFISLLGYIMKKTGALDVMINSLISLLGGGKLLVITIPSIIGLLTVPGGAILSAPMVGESGGKLGLTKEQMTAINIFFRHIWFPIYPLYPALLVVSGLTGISSLKIMVLSLLPVLMAVAVASKTMFKGAIKIEKNGEVDKTKGLKGFIYSMLPVISILFLALVLNVYFPLAVLIGVIIALLSFLKEGENSITRIKTMVLPGINFSMVISVLGIMVFKEVLEASSVLSNLMVRMMELGLPIGFLSFISAICSGLITGSNTASLGITLPVFLPLLGENPLPVILLIFMASLLGYILSPVHLCLILTKQHFNCDYKGFYKLFIWPVFFLILTTVVISTILMFA